One genomic region from Luteibacter yeojuensis encodes:
- the coxB gene encoding cytochrome c oxidase subunit II produces the protein MTSGGIGRSVSAWAAGAFALFGGAAWANPEPNQLNMTKGAAEWSPYAMHMVALWVCVVIGIVVFGAMFVAMFRFRKSRGAVAEKWSHSTKLEVVWTVIPVIILIFLAHLATGGLTSFADTTNSEMTIKVTGYQWKWRYDYVDYKGKSVDKVGFMSKLEETSNRTRQLKSNLDPAKIQVDGYQTYLLDVDKPLVVPTDTKIRFVIVGGDVIHSWWVPALGWKMDAIPGIANSAWTKIKEPGVYRGQCAELCGQDHGFMPIVVKAVPKAEFEQWLAGQEDEAKLQKAAQTAQVAPAPAPQG, from the coding sequence ATGACATCTGGCGGCATCGGACGATCTGTATCGGCGTGGGCGGCGGGCGCCTTCGCGCTGTTCGGAGGGGCGGCGTGGGCCAACCCGGAACCGAACCAGCTGAACATGACGAAGGGCGCGGCCGAATGGTCCCCCTACGCCATGCACATGGTGGCCCTGTGGGTCTGCGTGGTGATCGGCATCGTCGTCTTCGGCGCCATGTTCGTGGCCATGTTCCGCTTCCGTAAGTCGCGCGGCGCCGTGGCCGAGAAGTGGTCGCACAGCACGAAGCTCGAGGTGGTCTGGACGGTCATCCCCGTCATCATCCTCATCTTCCTCGCCCACCTCGCCACGGGCGGCCTCACCAGTTTCGCCGACACCACGAACTCCGAGATGACCATCAAGGTCACCGGCTACCAGTGGAAGTGGCGCTACGACTACGTCGATTACAAGGGCAAGAGCGTCGACAAGGTCGGCTTCATGTCGAAGCTGGAGGAAACCTCCAATCGCACCCGCCAGCTGAAGTCGAACCTCGACCCGGCGAAGATCCAGGTCGACGGTTATCAGACCTACCTGCTGGACGTGGACAAGCCGCTGGTCGTGCCGACCGACACCAAGATCCGCTTCGTGATCGTCGGCGGCGACGTCATCCACTCCTGGTGGGTGCCGGCGCTGGGCTGGAAGATGGACGCGATCCCGGGCATCGCCAACTCGGCCTGGACGAAGATCAAGGAGCCCGGCGTGTACCGCGGCCAGTGCGCCGAACTCTGCGGCCAGGACCACGGCTTCATGCCGATCGTGGTCAAGGCCGTGCCCAAGGCCGAATTCGAACAGTGGCTGGCCGGCCAGGAAGACGAGGCCAAGTTGCAGAAGGCCGCGCAGACCGCCCAGGTCGCTCCCGCCCCGGCCCCCCAGGGTTAA
- the ctaD gene encoding cytochrome c oxidase subunit I: protein MAHAATHDHHDHHGAPKGFFQRWVMSTNHKDIGTLYLIFSLTMFFIGGAFAMVIRAELFKPGMQLVQPYFFNEMTTMHALVMIFGAIMPSFVGLANWMIPLMVGAPDMALPRMNNLSFWILPFAFFMLLSTLFMPGGGPAGGWTMYPPLSLQGESVAYVIFAIHLMGISSIMGAINIIATILNMRAPGMDLLKMPVFVWSWLITAFLLIAVMPVLAGAVTMLLTDKYFGTNFFNAAGGGDPVLFQHIFWFFGHPEVYIMILPAFGIISEIIPTFARKPIFGYRAMVFAIASIAFLSFIVWAHHMFAVGLPMGAEIFFMYATMLIAVPTGVKVFNWVSTMWGGSMTFETPMLFSIAFVILFTIGGFSGLMLALAPADFQYHDTYFVVAHFHYVLVTGAAFSIMAATYYWLPKWSGNMYSETWGKIHFWSSVISVNVLFFPQHFLGLAGMPRRIPDYNVAFANFNMISSIGGFWFGASQLIFLGVIVHCVYFSKKKAADRSWEGAKGLEWTVPSPAPFHTFDVPPVIHDDELAHGNTEH from the coding sequence ATGGCGCACGCAGCCACCCACGACCACCACGATCACCACGGGGCCCCGAAGGGGTTCTTCCAGCGCTGGGTGATGTCCACGAACCACAAGGACATCGGCACGCTGTACCTGATCTTCTCGCTGACGATGTTCTTCATCGGCGGCGCCTTCGCGATGGTCATCCGCGCGGAGTTGTTCAAACCGGGCATGCAGCTCGTGCAGCCGTATTTCTTCAATGAAATGACGACCATGCACGCGCTGGTGATGATCTTCGGCGCGATCATGCCCTCCTTCGTGGGTCTCGCGAACTGGATGATCCCGCTCATGGTCGGCGCGCCGGACATGGCGCTCCCGCGCATGAACAACCTGTCGTTCTGGATCCTCCCGTTCGCCTTCTTCATGCTGCTGTCCACCCTGTTCATGCCGGGCGGCGGCCCCGCCGGCGGCTGGACGATGTACCCGCCGCTGTCGCTGCAGGGCGAGTCGGTGGCCTATGTGATCTTCGCGATCCACCTGATGGGCATCAGCTCGATCATGGGCGCGATCAACATCATCGCCACCATCCTCAACATGCGCGCGCCGGGCATGGACCTGCTGAAGATGCCGGTCTTCGTGTGGAGCTGGCTGATCACGGCCTTCCTGCTGATCGCGGTCATGCCGGTACTCGCCGGCGCGGTCACCATGCTGCTGACCGACAAGTACTTCGGCACCAACTTCTTCAACGCCGCCGGCGGCGGCGACCCGGTGCTGTTCCAGCACATCTTCTGGTTCTTCGGGCATCCCGAGGTCTACATCATGATCCTGCCGGCATTCGGGATCATCTCGGAGATCATCCCCACCTTCGCCCGCAAGCCGATCTTCGGCTACCGCGCGATGGTGTTCGCCATCGCCTCCATCGCCTTCCTCTCGTTCATCGTCTGGGCCCACCACATGTTCGCCGTGGGCCTGCCGATGGGCGCCGAGATCTTCTTCATGTACGCCACGATGCTGATCGCGGTGCCCACGGGCGTGAAGGTGTTCAACTGGGTGTCCACGATGTGGGGCGGCTCGATGACCTTCGAGACCCCGATGCTGTTCTCGATCGCCTTCGTGATCCTGTTCACCATCGGCGGCTTCTCGGGCCTCATGCTCGCCCTGGCCCCGGCCGACTTCCAGTACCACGACACGTATTTCGTCGTGGCGCACTTCCACTACGTGCTGGTGACCGGCGCGGCGTTCTCGATCATGGCCGCCACGTACTACTGGCTGCCGAAGTGGTCGGGCAACATGTACAGCGAGACCTGGGGCAAGATCCACTTCTGGTCGAGCGTCATCTCGGTCAACGTGCTGTTCTTCCCGCAGCACTTCCTCGGCCTTGCCGGCATGCCCCGCCGCATCCCGGATTACAACGTGGCCTTCGCCAACTTCAACATGATCAGCTCCATCGGCGGCTTCTGGTTCGGCGCCTCGCAGCTGATCTTCCTGGGCGTGATCGTGCATTGCGTGTACTTCTCGAAGAAGAAGGCCGCGGATCGCTCGTGGGAAGGCGCCAAGGGCCTGGAGTGGACCGTGCCTTCGCCGGCGCCGTTCCACACCTTCGACGTGCCGCCGGTCATCCATGACGACGAGCTCGCCCACGGCAACACGGAACACTGA
- a CDS encoding cytochrome c oxidase subunit 3: MGHQQQDIYFVPSKSYWPIVAAISMFVTVYGAAHWLNAQPGEGGIGKPLFWVGIAMILGMFFGWFRSVINESLAGNYNGQVDRSFRMGMMWFIFSEVMFFGAFFGALFYSRIFSVPWLGGEGHGVLTHQFIWENYNAAWGAAGGGGPEAIGGPFRTIAAWGLPLLNTLILLSSGVTITIAHHALKAGHRKALLIGLGATVLLGCLFLWFQAHEYAEAYEHFNLTLGSGVYGATFFMLTGFHGMHVTLGTIMLAIIWVRCAKGHFSKDDHFGFEAVAWYWHFVDVVWLALFLFVYVL; encoded by the coding sequence ATGGGTCACCAGCAACAAGACATCTACTTCGTACCGAGCAAGAGCTACTGGCCGATCGTGGCCGCGATCTCGATGTTCGTCACCGTATACGGCGCCGCGCACTGGCTGAACGCGCAGCCGGGCGAGGGCGGCATCGGCAAGCCGCTCTTCTGGGTCGGCATCGCCATGATCCTCGGCATGTTCTTCGGCTGGTTCCGCTCGGTGATCAACGAGTCGCTGGCCGGCAACTACAACGGCCAGGTGGACCGCTCGTTCCGCATGGGCATGATGTGGTTCATCTTCTCCGAGGTGATGTTCTTCGGTGCCTTCTTCGGTGCGCTGTTCTACTCGCGCATCTTCTCGGTGCCCTGGCTGGGTGGCGAGGGCCACGGCGTGCTCACCCACCAGTTCATCTGGGAAAACTACAACGCGGCCTGGGGCGCGGCCGGCGGCGGCGGTCCCGAGGCGATCGGCGGCCCCTTCCGGACCATCGCCGCGTGGGGCCTCCCGCTGCTCAACACGCTGATCCTGCTTTCGTCGGGCGTCACGATCACCATCGCGCACCACGCGCTGAAGGCCGGCCACCGCAAGGCGCTGCTGATCGGTCTGGGCGCCACGGTGCTGCTGGGCTGCCTGTTCCTCTGGTTCCAGGCGCACGAATACGCGGAAGCGTACGAGCACTTCAACCTCACCCTGGGCAGCGGCGTGTACGGCGCCACGTTCTTCATGCTCACGGGCTTCCACGGCATGCACGTGACCCTGGGCACGATCATGCTGGCGATCATCTGGGTCCGCTGCGCGAAGGGCCACTTTTCGAAGGACGACCACTTCGGCTTCGAGGCCGTGGCGTGGTACTGGCACTTCGTCGACGTGGTCTGGCTGGCGCTGTTCCTGTTCGTCTACGTGCTCTGA
- a CDS encoding glycoside hydrolase family 31 protein gives MKMFRLAAAFALLACAATMPSHAADAPVVSGNARFTVLTPRVIRMEYAPDGKFEDAPSLVFATRGSAPDAKSTVTREKGWLVIRTDLLTLRYKEGSGAFTAGNLGIASKKTRPAIDWHPGLEETGNLGGTARTLDQVDGDRHASDNSLLDLGDGILSRGGWHLVDDTGSFVFGNEKLPWVHRRACKDCTDQTFFGYGHDYTAALGDFAEVAGREPLPPRYAFGYWWSRYWNYSDDELRDLVGHFQRYGIPLDVLVIDMDWHRTDGLSWVHPKTDVNGQTMGWTGYTWNRSLFPEPGRLLHWLGEQGLKTTLNLHPASGILPHEDAYKDFMAALKADPAKPLPFEAADPVYMAAYFKTVLDPLNAMGVTFWWLDWQQFKESKAMPGLSNTWWLNHVFYTHMQEEGGKRALIYHRWGGLGNHRYQVGFSGDSIISWASLAFQPRFTATASNVLYGYWSHDLGGHTFRDESDPATRRIDPELYIRWMQFGAWSPIMRTHTTKNPNLTKEPWRFAPAEFDALRATVLTRYTFLPYTYTMGRKAYDTGVSLVRPMYYAWPDAGEAYKADGEYMFGDDLLVSPVTAAGDANGFAAHATWLPAGHWFDTADGAVVKGGRTVEGRYRLDEVPVFARAGAIVPTNTDPTLSVSHDRGARTLRVYPGGNGKAELYEDAGDDETYRGNAFARTALSTEWSKRMLRLRIAPRTGSYPGMPTSRRWSVDVVASAMPASVAVDGVALARSDEAKPGTWRLTGKDLTLHVTLPEHGYDKAQVVEVTWPANAPDVNGLVGEMRDVRAAVAWLKAHWQDVNGVPDDVSLAAQADLLIDYRPERFAEEVAAFRRRYAALDKTLAQGGVPADMRAAFKARLGH, from the coding sequence ATGAAGATGTTCCGCCTGGCCGCTGCGTTCGCATTGCTCGCGTGCGCCGCCACCATGCCGTCGCACGCCGCCGACGCACCCGTCGTCAGCGGCAACGCGCGATTCACGGTGCTCACGCCGCGGGTCATCCGCATGGAATATGCGCCGGACGGGAAGTTCGAGGATGCGCCGTCGCTGGTCTTCGCCACGCGCGGCAGCGCGCCGGACGCGAAGTCCACGGTCACCCGCGAGAAGGGCTGGCTGGTCATCCGCACCGATCTGCTGACGCTGCGCTACAAGGAGGGCTCGGGCGCGTTCACGGCCGGCAACCTCGGCATCGCGTCGAAGAAGACCAGGCCCGCCATCGACTGGCATCCAGGCCTCGAGGAAACCGGCAACCTCGGCGGCACCGCGCGCACGCTCGACCAGGTGGACGGCGATCGCCACGCCTCGGACAACTCGCTGCTCGACCTGGGCGACGGCATCCTCTCGCGTGGCGGCTGGCACCTCGTGGACGATACCGGCAGCTTCGTGTTCGGCAACGAAAAACTGCCCTGGGTGCACCGCCGCGCATGCAAGGACTGCACCGACCAGACCTTCTTCGGCTACGGTCACGATTACACGGCGGCGCTCGGCGATTTCGCCGAGGTGGCCGGCCGCGAGCCGTTGCCCCCGCGCTATGCCTTCGGTTACTGGTGGTCCCGTTACTGGAACTACAGCGACGACGAACTGCGCGACCTCGTCGGGCACTTCCAGCGCTACGGCATCCCGCTCGACGTGCTCGTCATCGATATGGACTGGCACCGCACCGACGGCCTTTCCTGGGTGCACCCGAAGACGGACGTGAACGGCCAGACCATGGGTTGGACCGGCTATACGTGGAACCGCAGCCTGTTCCCCGAGCCTGGGCGCCTGTTGCACTGGCTCGGCGAGCAGGGCCTCAAGACCACGCTGAACCTGCATCCGGCGTCCGGCATCCTGCCGCACGAGGACGCGTACAAGGACTTCATGGCCGCGCTGAAGGCCGATCCGGCGAAGCCGCTGCCTTTTGAAGCGGCCGATCCGGTGTACATGGCGGCGTACTTCAAGACCGTGCTCGATCCGCTGAACGCGATGGGCGTCACCTTCTGGTGGCTCGACTGGCAGCAGTTCAAGGAATCGAAGGCCATGCCCGGCCTGTCGAACACCTGGTGGCTCAACCACGTGTTCTATACCCACATGCAGGAAGAGGGCGGCAAGCGCGCACTGATCTACCACCGCTGGGGCGGACTCGGCAACCATCGTTACCAGGTGGGCTTTTCGGGCGATTCGATCATCTCCTGGGCTTCACTGGCCTTCCAGCCGCGCTTCACCGCCACCGCGTCGAACGTGCTGTACGGCTACTGGAGCCACGATCTGGGCGGCCATACGTTCCGCGACGAAAGCGATCCGGCCACGCGCCGCATCGACCCTGAGCTGTACATCCGCTGGATGCAGTTCGGCGCATGGAGCCCCATCATGCGCACGCACACCACGAAGAATCCGAACCTCACGAAGGAACCGTGGCGTTTTGCGCCGGCGGAGTTCGATGCGCTGCGCGCCACCGTGCTCACGCGTTACACCTTCCTGCCCTACACGTACACCATGGGCCGCAAGGCATACGACACCGGTGTTTCGCTGGTGCGCCCCATGTATTACGCGTGGCCGGACGCCGGGGAAGCGTACAAGGCCGATGGCGAATACATGTTCGGCGACGACCTGCTGGTGTCGCCGGTGACGGCGGCGGGCGATGCGAACGGTTTCGCCGCGCACGCCACCTGGCTGCCCGCGGGCCACTGGTTCGATACCGCCGACGGCGCCGTCGTGAAGGGTGGCCGCACCGTCGAGGGCCGTTACCGTCTCGACGAGGTGCCGGTCTTCGCGCGCGCGGGCGCCATCGTGCCGACCAACACCGACCCGACCTTGAGCGTGTCCCACGATCGTGGAGCCCGCACGCTCCGTGTCTACCCGGGCGGCAACGGCAAGGCGGAGCTGTACGAGGACGCGGGCGACGACGAGACTTACCGCGGCAACGCGTTCGCACGCACGGCGCTTTCGACGGAATGGTCGAAGCGCATGCTACGCCTGCGGATCGCGCCGCGTACCGGCAGCTATCCCGGCATGCCCACGTCGCGCCGCTGGTCGGTGGACGTGGTGGCCTCGGCGATGCCGGCGAGCGTCGCGGTGGATGGCGTCGCGCTCGCGCGTTCCGACGAGGCGAAACCTGGCACCTGGCGCCTCACCGGCAAGGACCTCACGCTGCACGTCACGCTGCCGGAGCACGGTTACGACAAGGCCCAGGTCGTCGAGGTGACCTGGCCGGCGAACGCACCCGACGTGAATGGCCTGGTGGGCGAGATGCGCGACGTACGAGCCGCGGTGGCCTGGCTGAAGGCGCACTGGCAGGACGTGAACGGCGTGCCCGACGACGTCTCGCTCGCCGCGCAGGCCGACCTGCTTATCGACTACCGTCCGGAGCGCTTCGCCGAGGAAGTGGCGGCGTTCCGCAGGCGCTATGCCGCGCTGGACAAGACGCTGGCGCAGGGCGGCGTACCCGCCGACATGCGCGCGGCCTTCAAGGCGAGGCTGGGCCACTGA
- a CDS encoding type IV secretory system conjugative DNA transfer family protein, with translation MDPWKTAVAVAATPIALAAAAYGSGRLVYELLGIDGHAVQWNTAWQYLKAIDQPNFQPYAWRIKLALGIGCAVPFLGWFAGMVALFRKGSSASSTHGDACFASLPELRRAGLLTRKPESILIGTFKGRKLWLGGAQHVITISPTRSGKTTSLAIPVLLTYGHSIVVLDLKGELYKATSGQRKVMGQDVLVWAPYDEDGKTHRFNPMTLLAGVNPARRIGELQTIAAILYPDQPGADPFWTTQSRAAFTAFASYMFEAWDRKHPGSSGAAASLVNTSPYFPSFERILRFSSGTDGQTTRGMLGTLLKDTTPGHLSPQTRTVFANLAGLAEDTFSSVIAGMQAPLQQFLSPILAAATNATDFDIRSLRKKPTTLYVNIPTNKLDESSKLLNIFFSTVIGNNLDKQLGEEPDLKYQMLMLMDEFTAMGRVDVWAKRISIAASYGVRDLCIIQSRAQLSGTYGENDAQNFITNHGAQIVFAPREQADANAYSEMLGYRTVRKQQRSTSHGGGGRQVSTSHVEERRALLLPQEIKELPADDELIFFEGCKPIRARKNWFFKDKAFKELVGLPPVPVPTAVVAVEREQGSPRISPPRVGQSLGALRRESVAA, from the coding sequence ATGGATCCATGGAAGACGGCCGTCGCCGTCGCTGCAACACCGATCGCCCTCGCCGCGGCCGCCTACGGTTCGGGTCGTCTCGTCTATGAACTGTTGGGCATCGACGGTCACGCCGTGCAATGGAACACCGCATGGCAATACCTGAAGGCGATCGACCAGCCGAATTTCCAGCCTTATGCCTGGCGCATCAAGCTGGCACTCGGCATCGGTTGCGCGGTGCCGTTCCTCGGCTGGTTTGCGGGGATGGTTGCCCTGTTTCGGAAGGGTTCGTCCGCTTCCTCCACCCACGGCGATGCATGCTTCGCTTCACTGCCTGAATTGAGGAGGGCAGGCCTGCTGACCCGCAAACCGGAAAGCATCCTTATCGGGACATTCAAAGGCCGCAAGCTATGGCTCGGCGGCGCCCAGCACGTCATCACCATCAGCCCTACCCGTTCGGGCAAGACCACCAGCCTCGCCATTCCAGTGCTCCTGACGTATGGGCACTCCATCGTCGTGCTCGACCTAAAGGGCGAGCTGTACAAGGCCACAAGCGGACAGCGCAAGGTCATGGGTCAGGACGTCCTGGTCTGGGCGCCGTATGACGAAGATGGCAAGACCCATCGCTTCAACCCGATGACCTTGCTGGCCGGCGTGAACCCGGCCCGGCGGATCGGCGAACTGCAGACCATCGCCGCCATCCTTTACCCGGACCAGCCAGGGGCCGACCCGTTCTGGACCACCCAGAGCCGTGCGGCGTTCACCGCCTTTGCCTCGTACATGTTCGAAGCCTGGGACAGGAAGCATCCGGGAAGCAGTGGCGCCGCGGCGTCCCTGGTCAATACATCACCGTATTTCCCAAGCTTCGAACGTATCCTGCGCTTCTCCAGCGGTACCGACGGGCAGACCACACGAGGGATGTTGGGCACCCTCCTGAAGGACACGACGCCGGGCCACCTCAGCCCGCAGACCCGCACGGTGTTCGCCAACCTCGCGGGCCTTGCCGAGGACACCTTCTCCTCGGTTATCGCCGGCATGCAGGCGCCCCTGCAGCAGTTCCTGAGCCCGATCCTGGCCGCGGCGACCAACGCGACGGACTTCGACATCCGCAGCCTGCGGAAGAAACCGACCACCCTCTACGTCAACATTCCGACGAACAAGCTGGACGAGAGCAGCAAGCTGCTGAACATCTTCTTCAGCACGGTGATCGGCAACAACCTGGACAAGCAGCTGGGCGAGGAACCCGACCTCAAGTACCAGATGCTCATGCTCATGGACGAATTCACCGCCATGGGCCGGGTGGATGTCTGGGCCAAGCGCATCTCCATCGCCGCCAGCTACGGCGTGCGTGACCTTTGCATCATCCAGAGCCGCGCCCAGCTGAGCGGCACCTACGGCGAGAACGACGCCCAGAACTTCATCACCAACCACGGTGCGCAGATCGTGTTCGCGCCACGCGAACAGGCCGATGCGAACGCGTACAGCGAGATGCTGGGCTACCGCACGGTGCGGAAGCAGCAACGCAGCACCAGCCACGGCGGTGGGGGCAGGCAGGTCTCGACCAGCCATGTCGAGGAGCGCCGGGCGCTGCTGCTCCCGCAGGAGATCAAGGAACTGCCCGCCGACGACGAACTGATCTTCTTCGAAGGATGCAAGCCCATACGGGCGCGGAAGAACTGGTTCTTCAAGGACAAGGCATTCAAGGAACTCGTCGGCTTGCCGCCTGTCCCGGTTCCCACCGCGGTTGTTGCAGTCGAAAGGGAGCAGGGGTCGCCACGAATATCACCGCCCCGCGTTGGGCAAAGCCTCGGCGCATTGCGAAGGGAATCTGTCGCGGCTTGA
- a CDS encoding T6SS phospholipase effector Tle1-like catalytic domain-containing protein, whose amino-acid sequence MGQLLSGGTTRPASSSDLEAYERMREQQSKQAVPVLHHRDESHEYLFVALFDGTGQSAYNHRQDLTNIGHLKEQAEKLRRQSDRRIGVGYAEGIGTQKNPLTRAIDGAFPYTWDDKIRKVYRDLAEQTSQWISEDPQAQIRLIGVGYSRGAVLVPGLARLVDEFGVADPEGLEFGHDAHGNITVESTRILVPPGEVAQAVGLFDPVGTNLPKNYDARLPKSVLSGFSQIARDEQRELFPHLTILDPDWSDDGRFLSATLPGGHSNIGGGNDEAGLETLAFNGMADYLNALSDRPLFNHRVPPEDPAQFTIFQASGATAAFGLRMDKDGRRDLRDELANCTIVDICRDAEPVDVSLANRFDWQHVTPQLTHALPRLPEAAEVTRTAEAPAIPVPAPPLPWPVAPVIRLDDASHPDHALYLTAQAQVHDLDRQSNRTPDQRSDNLSAALVVAARADGLRRIDRIELSEDASTLTAIEAAFGRPEKRSEVPVVASLNTTMARSADQWSTAMHDFEQHPTPLREVAQEASIDSPRIRNPSDRLPTSSILGRNDPRHADHPQHELYKELARCVPDASEDRLLEFTAACHTHRIKAETLHEIRLDDDRMTIEFIGSGFLDTPARIDLDKAPPIPEQAIEQIQHYDQRQAQIMEEVRTQQAQMSMGRSL is encoded by the coding sequence ATGGGACAACTTCTTTCTGGGGGAACCACCCGTCCGGCGAGCTCCAGCGATCTGGAAGCCTACGAGCGGATGCGCGAGCAGCAGTCGAAACAGGCCGTGCCTGTGCTGCATCATCGCGACGAGTCGCACGAATACCTGTTCGTGGCCCTGTTCGATGGCACCGGGCAGAGCGCTTACAATCATCGGCAGGATCTGACCAACATCGGGCATTTGAAGGAGCAAGCCGAAAAACTGAGACGCCAGTCAGATCGCCGGATCGGCGTTGGTTATGCCGAAGGTATCGGCACACAGAAAAATCCGCTTACCCGCGCCATCGACGGTGCTTTTCCGTACACGTGGGACGACAAGATTCGCAAGGTCTACCGTGATCTCGCGGAACAGACGAGTCAATGGATAAGTGAAGACCCGCAGGCGCAGATTCGGTTGATCGGCGTTGGCTATAGCCGCGGTGCCGTGCTGGTTCCAGGGTTGGCCCGGCTTGTCGATGAATTTGGCGTCGCCGATCCCGAGGGTTTGGAATTCGGCCATGACGCCCACGGAAATATCACCGTGGAGTCGACTCGGATCCTCGTTCCTCCGGGCGAAGTCGCCCAGGCCGTCGGTCTGTTCGACCCGGTCGGCACCAACCTGCCGAAGAACTACGACGCGCGCCTGCCCAAGTCCGTGCTGTCCGGCTTCTCGCAAATCGCCCGCGACGAACAGCGCGAGCTGTTTCCGCACCTGACCATTCTCGATCCGGACTGGTCCGACGACGGGCGCTTTCTCAGCGCCACCTTGCCCGGCGGCCATTCGAACATCGGCGGTGGCAATGACGAGGCGGGGCTCGAGACGCTGGCCTTCAACGGCATGGCCGACTACCTCAACGCTCTGAGCGATCGGCCGCTTTTCAACCATCGAGTTCCGCCGGAAGATCCCGCGCAATTCACCATCTTCCAGGCCAGCGGTGCGACGGCCGCCTTCGGGCTGCGCATGGACAAGGACGGCCGGCGCGACCTCCGCGACGAGCTGGCGAACTGCACCATCGTCGATATCTGCCGCGATGCCGAGCCGGTGGATGTGTCATTGGCAAACCGGTTCGACTGGCAGCACGTCACCCCGCAGCTTACCCACGCTCTGCCGCGCCTTCCGGAAGCCGCCGAGGTCACTCGAACCGCCGAAGCACCGGCGATCCCCGTTCCCGCACCGCCCCTGCCATGGCCCGTCGCACCGGTCATCCGGCTGGACGACGCCAGCCACCCCGACCACGCCCTGTACCTGACCGCGCAGGCGCAGGTGCACGACCTCGATCGACAATCCAACAGGACGCCCGACCAGCGCAGCGACAACCTCAGCGCTGCCCTCGTCGTCGCCGCTCGCGCGGACGGCCTTCGCCGCATCGACCGTATCGAACTGAGCGAAGATGCTTCCACGCTGACCGCCATCGAAGCCGCTTTCGGTCGACCGGAGAAGCGCAGCGAGGTGCCGGTGGTGGCTTCGCTGAACACGACGATGGCCCGCAGCGCCGACCAGTGGTCGACCGCCATGCACGACTTCGAGCAACACCCGACGCCCTTGCGCGAGGTGGCACAGGAGGCATCCATCGACTCCCCTCGGATACGGAACCCTTCCGATCGCCTTCCCACCTCATCGATCCTCGGCCGGAACGATCCGCGCCACGCCGACCATCCGCAGCACGAGCTCTACAAGGAACTGGCCCGCTGCGTTCCCGATGCCTCGGAAGACCGCCTGCTGGAATTCACCGCCGCCTGCCATACGCACCGGATCAAAGCCGAGACCCTTCACGAGATTCGCCTGGACGACGATCGGATGACCATCGAATTCATCGGCTCGGGATTCCTGGACACGCCGGCCAGGATCGACCTGGATAAGGCGCCGCCTATTCCCGAACAAGCCATCGAGCAGATCCAGCACTACGACCAGCGACAGGCTCAGATCATGGAAGAGGTGCGCACGCAGCAGGCGCAGATGAGCATGGGCCGCTCGCTTTGA
- a CDS encoding twin transmembrane helix small protein, which yields MGRNGHVETIYKYALVILLLVVLFNLGQALFFMMTDKGQSKRTVWALTRRIGLSLLLIAMVALGIFMGWLHPHGVGQF from the coding sequence ATGGGGCGGAACGGTCACGTGGAAACCATCTATAAATACGCGCTGGTGATCCTGCTGCTGGTGGTGTTGTTCAACCTCGGCCAGGCACTGTTCTTCATGATGACCGACAAGGGCCAGAGCAAGCGTACGGTCTGGGCCCTCACCCGCCGCATCGGCCTCTCCCTGCTGCTCATCGCCATGGTGGCGCTGGGCATCTTCATGGGCTGGCTGCACCCCCACGGGGTCGGGCAATTCTAG
- a CDS encoding SURF1 family protein: protein MTFLRRPTWFAVALTVAGILVFIRLGVWQLDRAAEKDELLRRFAASAAAGVEEFGMVAETPPVDRYPRLDLAGRFVRDHYYLLDDQTHAGQVGVHVYAPFAPRGRDRYLLVDLGFLSKDNGANPRLPPLPAGETHVHGLYVPPPGVGIRMGGDSLPGQHAAVKTMVYVDLKEIGADLGRSLYPRVLLLDADPASIYTRDWTPGFMPPARHRAYAFQWFTFALAAVVIFVLLHRKRR, encoded by the coding sequence ATGACCTTTCTGCGCCGTCCGACGTGGTTCGCTGTCGCACTGACCGTGGCCGGCATCCTCGTTTTCATCCGCCTGGGCGTCTGGCAACTGGATCGCGCGGCGGAGAAGGACGAGCTCCTGCGACGCTTCGCCGCATCCGCGGCCGCGGGCGTCGAGGAGTTCGGCATGGTGGCGGAGACGCCACCCGTGGACCGCTACCCGCGCCTGGACCTCGCGGGACGCTTCGTCCGGGATCATTACTACCTGCTCGACGACCAGACCCATGCAGGCCAGGTGGGCGTGCATGTCTACGCACCCTTCGCCCCGCGCGGGCGCGACCGCTACCTGTTGGTGGATCTCGGTTTCCTGTCCAAGGACAATGGCGCGAACCCGCGCCTGCCGCCGTTGCCGGCCGGCGAAACCCATGTACATGGCCTCTACGTGCCCCCTCCGGGCGTGGGCATCCGCATGGGCGGCGACAGCCTGCCGGGCCAGCACGCTGCCGTGAAGACCATGGTGTACGTCGATCTCAAGGAAATCGGCGCCGACCTCGGCCGCTCGCTGTATCCTCGCGTGTTGCTGCTGGACGCCGACCCGGCAAGCATCTATACGCGCGACTGGACGCCCGGCTTCATGCCACCGGCGCGGCACCGCGCGTATGCCTTCCAATGGTTCACCTTCGCCCTGGCGGCGGTGGTGATCTTCGTCCTCCTGCATCGCAAGCGACGCTGA